The following proteins come from a genomic window of Miscanthus floridulus cultivar M001 chromosome 2, ASM1932011v1, whole genome shotgun sequence:
- the LOC136520953 gene encoding heterogeneous nuclear ribonucleoprotein 1-like, giving the protein MESDQGKLFIGGISWETTEEKLSEHFSAYGEVTQAAVMRDKITGRPRGFGFVVFADPAVVDRALQDPHTLDGRTVDVKRALSREEQQASKATNPSGGRNTGGGGGGGGGGDASGARTKKIFVGGLPSTLTEDGFRQYFQTFGSVTDVVVMYDQNTQRPRGFGFITFDSEDAVDRVLHKTFHDLGGKLVEVKRALPREANPGGSSGGRSGGSGGYQSNNGHNTSSGSYDGRSDGGRYGQAQQGSGGYPGYGAGGYGAGAAGYGYGANPAVGYGNYGAGGYGGVPAAYGGHYGNPGAAGSGYQGGPPGSNRGPWGSQAPSAYGTGGYGGSAGYSAWNNSSAGGNAPSSQAPGGPAGYGSQGYGYGGYGGDPSYASHGGYGAYGARSDGAGNPATGGASGYSAGYGSGGANSGYSSAWSDPSHGGGFGSSVNGSAEGQSNYGTGYGSVQPRVAQ; this is encoded by the exons aTGGAATCGGACCAGGGCAAGCTCTTCATCGGCGGCATCTCCTGGGAAACGACGGAGGAGAAGCTGAGCGAGCACTTCTCCGCATACGGCGAGGTTACGCAGGCGGCCGTCATGCGCGACAAGATCACCGGCCGCCCCCGCGGCTTCGGGTTCGTTGTCTTCGCCGACCCCGCCGTCGTCGACCGAGCGCTGCAGGACCCCCACACCCTCGACGGCCGCACG GTCGATGTGAAGCGGGCACTCTCGCGGGAGGAGCAGCAGGCCTCCAAGGCCACGAACCCTAGTGGTGGGAGGAacactggtggtggtggaggaggaggcggtggcggcgatgCAAGTGGTGCTCGGACCAAGAAGATCTTTGTGGGCGGGCTGCCCTCTACTCTGACTGAGGATGGGTTTCGGCAGTACTTCCAGACCTTCGGCAGCGTCACTGACGTTGTTGTCATGTATGACCAGAACACGCAGCGCCCGCGTGGTTTCGGATTCATCACCTTTGACTCTGAGGATGCGGTTGACCGCGTGCTGCACAAGACCTTCCATGATCTTGGTGGGAAGCTGGTTGAGGTGAAGCGTGCATTGCCCCGTGAGGCGAACCCTGGTGGCTCTAGTGGTGGGCGTTCTGGGGGAAGTGGGGGTTATCAGAGCAACAATGGCCATAACACCAGCTCAGGTAGCTATGATGGTAGAAGTGATGGTGGCAGGTACGGGCAGGCACAGCAGGGTAGTGGTGGCTATCCTGGCTACGGTGCAGGAGGCTATGGTGCTGGGGCAGCTGGATACGGATATGGTGCTAACCCTGCAGTTGGATATGGAAATTATGGGGCTGGAGGATATGGAGGTGTTCCTGCTGCTTATGGTGGACATTATGGAAACCCCGGCGCAGCTGGTTCTGGTTACCAAGGTGGACCTCCAGGCTCCAATAGAGGACCTTGGGGCAGTCAAGCTCCATCTGCATATGGAACTGGAGGGTACGGTGGTAGTGCTGGCTATAGTGCTTGGAACAACTCTTCTGCTGGTGGCAATGCTCCCAGTAGTCAAGCCCCTGGTGGACCTGCAGGCTATGGAAGCCAGGGCTATGGGTATGGTGGATATGGAGGTGATCCATCGTACGCTAGTCATGGAGGATATGGGGCTTATGGAGCACGCAGTGATGGTGCTGGCAATCCTGCTACTGGTGGAGCATCTGGATACAGTGCAGGCTATGGAAGTGGGGGTGCCAACTCTGGCTATTCAAGTGCTTGGAGTGATCCTTCGCATGGTGGTGGATTTGGCAGTTCAGTCAATGGAAGTGCTGAAGGGCAATCAAATTATGGCACTGGCTATGGCAGTGTGCAGCCCAGGGTTGCTCAGTAA